In the Quercus lobata isolate SW786 chromosome 5, ValleyOak3.0 Primary Assembly, whole genome shotgun sequence genome, one interval contains:
- the LOC115991294 gene encoding uncharacterized protein LOC115991294: MLDRELSLGNISGAKASVRGSNTCHVCRRYRFVLQGNKKRYKRSIKHLLLMKSLKKDVVYLGTPLFMSKSPSKDFKFLQEKLESKLAGWRCTLITLVAQAIPSYTLSAFHVPTKNCDKLDSMTRRFWWKPKEKEGKFIAWKQWDKLFRPKVVGGLGFKKTKEVNAGLLAKLAWMVASGKHSICMEVLRTKYKVKEDWLRAEPKKIASPTWRAIEDAKNLVVKGACYLLGDGKSISV, encoded by the coding sequence ATGCTAGACAGGGAGCTGAGTCTAGGCAATATTAGCGGCGCCAAAGCAAGTGTTAGAGGGTCTAACACATGTCATGTATGCCGACGATATCGTTTTGTTCTCCAAGGCAacaagaaaagatacaaaagaTCTATAAAGCATCTTCTCCTAATGAAATCCCTCAAAAAGGATGTAGTGTACCTTGGTACACCCTTGTTCATGTCCAAATCTCCATCCAAAGACTTCAAATTTCTGCAGGAAAAGTTGGAATCGAAACTTGCAGGTTGGAGGTGCACTCTCATTACATTAGTGGCACAAGCTATCCCCAGCTATACTTTATCTGCTTTTCATGTCCCTACCAAAAACTGTGATAAGCTGGATTCGATGACCAGAAGGTTTTGGTGGAAGCCTAAGGAGAAGGAGGGTAAATTCATAGCTTGGAAACAATGGGACAAGCTATTTCGACCCAAAGTCGTAGGTGGTTTGGGTttcaaaaaaaccaaagaagttAATGCTGGCCTCCTTGCAAAGCTGGCATGGATGGTGGCCTCAGGAAAGCATAGCATTTGTATGGAGGTTCTTCGCACTAAGTACAAAGTTAAAGAAGATTGGCTTAGAGCGGAACCAAAGAAAATAGCTTCCCCAACATGGAGAGCAATTGAGGATGCAAAAAATCTGGTTGTGAAAGGAGCATGTTACCTACTAGGCGATGGCAAATCGATCAGTGTTTAG